In Sphingobacterium sp. R2, the genomic stretch ATATCCGAGCTGTGTGAAGTGACAGGTGCCAATGTGGATGAAGTATCGCGCGCCATTGGACACGATAGCCGTATTGGCCCTAAGTTCTTAAAAGCATCGGTGGGTTTTGGAGGATCCTGTTTTCAAAAGGATATTCTCAATCTGGTCTATATTGCGCGGAGCTATAATTTGACGGCTGTTGCCGATTACTGGGAACAGGTGATTATTTTAAATGATCATCAGAAATTGCGCTTCGCTGAAAAGATTATTCAGACGATGTACAATACGGTCAATGGGAAGAAGATTGCCTTTTTGGGTTGGGCATTTAAGAAAGATACCAACGATACGCGCGAGTCTGCTGCAATATACGTAGCCGATCACTTGCTGGATGAGGAAGCGCAGCTTGTGGTGTATGATCCGAAAGTAACTGCAGAACAGATTTATAAAGACCTGGATTATCTAAAAACGCGATCTTCGGAGGATAATCGTCGCTTGGTAACTGTTGTTAACGACCCTTATGAAGCGTTAGAGGATGCGCATGCTGTGGCTGTATTGACGGAGTGGGACGAATTTAGAAGTTATGACTGGGAGGCGATCAAACACATGATGAAAAAGCCTTCGTTTGTGTTTGATGGACGGAAGTTATTGAACAGTGAGCAGTTAAAAAACTTAGGTTTTGACTATTATGCGATTGGTAGTTAGTAAATTGATGATTGTTTAACACTAATTTAATTTGATAAATAAAAGCAGATTGAGTACTTTTGTTACTCAATCTGAACTATACCATGCTAGACACGTTAATTACATCGAAGACGCGATTGAAATTACTGATTAAGTTTTTTGTCTCGGCTAGCAATCAATCCCATTTGCGGGGGCTGGCTGACGAATTTCAAGAATCGACCAATGCCATACGAAAAGAACTGAACCAACTGTCCGAAGCGGGCTATTTAGAAAAAAGTACAGCTAAAAATAAAATACTATACCGTGCCAATACAAAACATTCTTTATTTGCTCCCCTTCAGAAATTAATTCATACCTATTTGGGGATTGATGACATTGTCGATAATATCCTAGATAAAGCGGGCGATATACAGGAAGTTAGCTTGGTTGGCGACTATGCTGAGGGCATAGATTCGGGTAAAATAGATGTGTTAATTTTGGGGGAAAATCTAAATCAGGCATATTTATTGCTGTTAGCGGACAAGGTTGGAAAAAAAATGGGAAAGCAGGTCAATCTTTCTTTTCAGAAGACTATTGAAGAACAACGTTATATTATTTTATATACAAATCATTCTACCATATAATTACTTCAAAAGATGAGTAAAATATTAATCACCGGTGGGGCCGGTTTTATAGGTTCAAATCTCGTAGAACATTTTTTAGGTAAAAACCATCAAGTGGTGGTGTTGGACAATTTCGCTACGGGTCACCGTCACAATATTGCGCAGCACGCAGACAATCCAAATTTTACCTTAATTGAGGGCGATATTCGGAATAATGAAGATTGCCAAAAAGCTGTTGAAGGGGTAGACTATGTATTGCACCAGGCCGCTTTGGGATCCGTTCCACGTTCGATTAAAGATCCTCAAACTTCCAATGAGGTCAATGTAACAGGTTTTTTAAATATGCTGGTTGCGGCGCGCGATGCTGGGGTAAAGCGTTTTATCTATGCCGCTTCTTCGTCTACGTATGGTGATTCTGAAAGTCTTCCAAAAGTGGAAGATGTGATTGGAAAGCCACTATCTCCCTATGCCATTACCAAATACGTCAATGAATTATATGCAGATATTTTCTCGAAGACCTACGGTTTGGAGACGATTGGTTTGCGCTACTTTAATGTATTTGGCCGACGTCAAGACCCAAATGGTGCCTACGCTGCTGTGATCCCATTATTTGTAAAGAAATTTATGAACCACGAGAGTCCTGTGATAAACGGTGCTGGTGATTATTCCCGTGATTTTACCTATGTCGATAATGTGATCCAGATGAATGAACGTGCAATGACAACAACCAATCCAGACGCCATTAATACGGTGTATAACACGGCTGTTGGCGATCGTACCACGTTAAACCAATTGGTTGGCTATCTAAAAGAATTTTTGACCGCGTACGACGCTGAAATTGCAAAGGTTGAAATTGTGCATGGGCCGAATAGACAGGGTGATATACCGCATTCGTTGGCTTCGATTGACAAAGCCCGTCAATTATTAGGCTATGAACCTACTCACGTGATCCGAGAAGGATTGAAAGAGGCGGTAAAGTGGTATTGGGATAACTTAAAATAAGATTTAATCATTATAAACTCAAGATATAAATGAAAAAAATAGCTGTCATTGGATTAGGCTATGTAGGCTTACCCTTAGCGAGACTGTTTGCAACAAAATTTCCAGTATTAGGATTTGATATCAACCAAAAGCGTATTGATGAATTGCGCGCTGGTAAAGATTTAACATTGGAAGTGGAAGATGATATTCTTCAGGCCGCATTGGTGAGTGAAAACCCTTTTTCAACCAATACAACTGGTCTGTACTGTTCCAATCAGTTGGCGGATATTGCAGACGCAAATTTCTATGTGGTTACTGTCCCTACACCAGTTGATAAAAATAACCGTCCTGACTTGACACCGCTATACAAAGCTTCTGAAACTGTCGGTAAAGTGTTGAAGAAAGGCGATATTGTTGTTTACGAATCGACTGTTTACCCCGGTGTTACAGAAGAAGAGTGTATTCCAGTGTTAGAAAAGATTTCCGGTTTAAAATTCAATGAAGATTTCTTTGCAGGTTATTCCCCAGAGCGCATCAATCCAGGCGATAAACAACATACCGTTGAGAAAATATTAAAAGTAACATCGGGTTCGACACCTGAGATCGGGGCTGAAGTGGACGCTGTATATAAAGAAGTGATTACTGCAGGTACACACTTAGCGCCATGTATTAAAGTTGCTGAAGCCGCTAAGGTGATTGAGAATTCACAACGTGACATTAATATCGCTTTTGTGAATGAATTAGCAAAGATCTTTAATATTTTAAATATTGATACCCATGCCGTATTGGAAGCAGCAGGTACCAAATGGAACTTTTTGCCCTTTAAACCAGGATTAGTAGGTGGACACTGTATTGGTGTAGATCCTTATTATTTGGCGCAGAAAGCACAAGAGCATGGTTATCATCCCGAAATTATCTTGGCAGGTCGTCGGTTGAATGATTCGATGGGCGAATATGTGGCCTCTCAGGTTGTCAAATGTATGATCAAAAAGGGAATTAATGTTAACGGTGCCGAAGTATTGATGCTAGGCGTAACCTTTAAAGAAAATTGTCCTGATGTGCGCAATACTAAGATTGTGGATGTGATCCGCGCGTTGGAAGACTATGGAATTAAAGTAACGACATATGATCATTGGGCAAATCCTGCTGAAGTAAAACATGAGTATGATATTGAAAGCGTTCGGGAGTTGCCAAATAAAAGATTTGATGCCGTTGTATTAGGTGTAGCCCACAATGAGTTTTTAAAAATCAATCTAAATGGTTTGAGGAAGAATAATTCAATAGCTTATGATGTGAAAGGTGTTCTTTATGAAGGTGTTGATGGTCGTTTATAATGATTTTGTTTTTTAAAAACTATAATGGGAAATAGTTTAAAGAAGGACTTGTTAAAAGGGTCTTTTTGGTCCGTGGTAGGTCAATTCTTAACATTAATTATTGCTTTTATAACCAATATTTGGTTAGCGAGAATACTTTCACCTGAAGAATTTGGAAGAATAGGTATAGTTATGTTTTTCATAACTATAATGTCTGTGTTGACTGAAAGTGGTTTAGGGGGAGCATTGGTGCGGAATAAAAATGCTACTATCACAGATTATTCAACAGTTTTTTTTACAAATTTGTTTTTTAGTATTATTATATATTTAGTAGTTGCACTCTGCTCTTACCCTATTTCAAGTTATTATAATGACGGTAGTTTAAGAGTTTTATTGTTGGTGTCTTCATTAGTAGTAATTATCAATTCGTTGCAAATATCGCAAGATGCTAAACTCATCAGTGACTTAAAATTTAAGCAAAAGTATATCTACAAATTTATAGCAACGATTGCTTCCTCTTTTATAGGAATTGTCATGGCTTATAGTGATTTTGGAATATGGTCGTTAATTGTAATGCAACTATTGAATTCATTGATTTATGGTCTTTGCCTGTGGATGTGTGAAAAGATCTTTCTAAAACTAATTTTTTCCACAGAGTCATTTAAGAAAGTTTTTTCTTTTGGAATCTTTACAACCGTGTCATCTTTGTTTAATAGCTTCTTTGATAATGTATACCAACTTATATTGGCTAAATATTTCTCTGTTATTCAAACAGGAAATTATTACCAGGCTAAAAGAATACAAGATGTTCCTGGCGGAATATTGAACGTATTAAGCCAAGGTGTTATCTTTTCATCTTTATCAAAATTGCAAGATAATAGTAGTGAATTTCTTAGAGTTTATAATTTGATAAGCAAAGTCTTCGCAATGATATTGGGATTCATATCCTTATTGTTTTACTTGTATTCAAGAGATATTATTCTGATACTTTTTGGAGAAAAGTGGATTGGCTCAATTTTTTATATGCAAGTGTTAACTTTAGCATCTTTTTTTTATATGCAAGAAACATTTAATAGAGTGGTATTTAAAGTTTTTAATAAAACTAAATTTATTCTTTATTGCGATTTTGTAAAAAAAGTAGTTCAATCCATTAGCATTATAATTGCGGTTTATTATAAAAACCTTGAATTATTGATTTTTGGTTTTGTTATTTCGAGTATTTTTGGATATGTCTTGAACTTTCTTGTTTCGAGAAAGGTGATTGGAAATACTGGTTTTTATGAGCTTAAAATAGTGGGAAAAATAACAACAGTATGTATATTTTTATGTTCGTTATATCTTGCTATTGATAATATAATGCAATTTGAGTTTTTAATACGTATTTTATCTATACCATTAATTTGTTTATTATATATAAGTTCACTCTTATTAATGAGAGTGGTAAGTTTGGTAGAAATTAGAAGGCTTTTAAAAATAGGAAATCGATAAAAATAATTGATTAATAGGTTTATTTAATTTAGAACAATTTACTTTAAATGTAGGTTTAATGTGGCGTGATCTAAGATAAATGGGTTTAGAAGAGAAATTACAGTTCACCAAAACTAATGGGGATTTTCGATAAATAATTCAGCAATGCGAATAAAAAGAGCGACAGTAAATATTATGTCATTTATTAGTGTTTTGTCATTAATAATTGGTTTTTTTTTAATGCCAGAATCTAGAGGGCAGATAAATAACGGACTCCTGCTTACATTGAGTATTATAGTGTCTACAAATGTTGTTTTATTTCTTATTGTTATGAAATCATGTTTTGGGACAGTTTTAAATTTTCAGACATTCTTTTTAATAGGCTTTCTGATTGTGCATTTTCAAATACCCTTTTACAACGCAATTGGTATTCCTCCTCAAAATCCTCGATTCATTTGGGCTAATCCTAATGTCGTAAATTTTGGTACTTGGATGAGTTATATGGGGGGATTGATTTGGATTGTTGGTAACTATGTTGGTATTATATTTAAAGGACAGTCTAAGAATGTATACGCGAGGAATAATAAGAGTGCGAATCTAGCTATTTTAGATGGTTTAATAATAATTTTATTTGTATCGTTTATTGTTTTGGTTGGTTCTGCGTTTCTTAGTGGAGCCTATGATGGAGGGAAGAACTGGGGGGCAGGAGCTTCATATGTCAATGTCTTATTGAGAGTAGCTATTTGCTTGAGAATTTTTTACTTTTTTTATAACTATAGGTTTAATAGATCAAAGATCTCTTTAAAGACCTATGCATCAAAAAATAAGTTGTTTCTAATCGTTCTCTTTTTTTATCTTATAATCTTTATGAATGCGGGTGATAGAGGGCCGTTGATTGAATCAGGTGTTCTTATTCTTTCCTGTTATTCTTTTTTTATTCGGTCGGTAAAAATATGGCAACTTGTTTTATTGATCTTTATTGGTAGTTCCTTTCTCACAATATTGAAATTAGGAAGAGGTAAAGATTCTTCGAAACAAGGTTCTATATTGGAAAGAGGATTTGAAGCTCTTTTCGAAAATGATTCTAATACTACAGAAGAACTCGCTTCGTCGGTGAGAATTGTTTACAAAGCTGTAGATCAGGTACCCGTCCAACACGATTATTTATATGGGCTCACAATGTTTATGGATATAGCAACAGCGGTTCCATTTGCGGGTGGGTTTGTCATTCAAACTTTCTCCATCCCTGAAATATATCGATCTTCAACTTATTTCTTTACAATCACTGGACAAGGAACTTTTTATACTTATGGTGAGGGTTCGGAAATCCTTGGAGATATTTATATTAATTTTGGACTTATTGGTGTTTTTCTTCTGATGTTTTTGTTTGGGATTTATGTTTCAAGAATTTCGCTGAAAGCGTTTATTGATGGTAATTTCAAAAACTTACTAATCATTTTTATGATGATAAGTACGGCTATATATATGAATAGGTCTGTTTTGTTTTTTCCGCTGCAGCTAATTGTGTATACACTGATATTGGACAAGTTTATAAAATTTTTTGGAAAGAATCTTGAAAAATGAAGAAAATATGTTTTATAACTCCGTCTTTGCAAAAAGGGGGAATGGAAAGAGTCATCTCTGTGTTAAGTAACTATTTGATTGACCAAGGATACGAGATTTCTATTATTTGTGTAATTAATGGTATTTGTTCTTACACAATAGATAGAAGGGTAAAGCACATATACCCTCAATTTAATTATTCAAGGGGGATTTTAAATAAGGTCAAATCCTTTAGATTTTTATATAGAACTTTCAAAGAGGAAAACCCTGATATTGTAATTAGTTTTAGTGAAGTTTTTAATCCGTTAAGTATTGCTGTTTCATTGCTTACGGGAGATAAAATAATTATTTCCGATAGAAGTAATCCTAAGCTTAAACATACATTAAGGGATAATTTAACTCGGAAATTAACATATCCTCTTGCAAATGGAATTATTGCTCAAACAGAATTAGCGAAATTAATCTTTTTGAGAAAGAGATATAATAAAAACATAAAGGTTATACCAAACCCATTGAAAGATATTGTTAATACTGTTTTTAAGCCGTCCAACAAAGCCATTATTACAGTAGGAAGACTTGTCGACTCCAAAAATCAGAAAGAACTTATAGATCTCTTTTATGAGATTAGAAATGAAGAATGGAAATTGTATATAGTAGGAGGGGGGAAAAATGAGATGAAACTCAAGCAACAAGTGAGGGATTTGGGTTTAGATAATTGCGTTATTTTCAGTGGAGAAGTTTCTGACGTTGAATCCTGGATGGAAAAGGGATCAATTTTTGCGTATACATCGCTTTCAGAGGGATTTCCCAATGCATTAAATGAAGCAATGGCATATCCTCTTGCGAGCATAGCATATAATTGTGACGCGGGCGTTTCTGATCTAATTGAAGATAGTAAGAATGGATTTCTTATCTCAATGGGAGAACATGACTCTTATAAGGAAAAGCTAAAGTTATTGATGGACAATGAGAGTTTAAGATTGTCATTTATGGAACAAGGAATTCTAAATAGAGAAAAATTTAAAGTTGAAACTATAGCGAAAACATTAACCGACTTCTTAAGTCATACGATTGGAAAAAAGTAAAATCAGAATAATTGGTGAGTTCAAAAAATATGTTTAGATAATTTTTAAAGATACTTTTGATTGCCATTGTAAGATTGAATATAATGATTAATATAGTTAATCAAAATTTTAAAATATGAAAAATTTACTACTATTATTTTTGTTTAATTCTCTCTTCTCTATAACACTAGTGAAAGCTAGTTTAGCATTTGATCAAGGAGTTAATATTAAAGACTTTGGAGGAAGAGCGGATGGTATAACTAATAATTTAACAGCCTTGGAAGCAGCGAGCTATACAGCGCGTCAAAAAGGGACTTTTGTTTTTATTCCAAAAAGCGCAGATTCGAGAGGTTATTATGTTGATGGAAATGCCAAAATCTATAGTTCTGTCAAATCTGATGGAGCCACTATTAGCTCCCCCTCTAAGCATAATAAAATTTTCTTTTTACAGAATCCCGGAATAATAATAGAAA encodes the following:
- a CDS encoding ArsR family transcriptional regulator, which gives rise to MLDTLITSKTRLKLLIKFFVSASNQSHLRGLADEFQESTNAIRKELNQLSEAGYLEKSTAKNKILYRANTKHSLFAPLQKLIHTYLGIDDIVDNILDKAGDIQEVSLVGDYAEGIDSGKIDVLILGENLNQAYLLLLADKVGKKMGKQVNLSFQKTIEEQRYIILYTNHSTI
- a CDS encoding SDR family oxidoreductase; translation: MSKILITGGAGFIGSNLVEHFLGKNHQVVVLDNFATGHRHNIAQHADNPNFTLIEGDIRNNEDCQKAVEGVDYVLHQAALGSVPRSIKDPQTSNEVNVTGFLNMLVAARDAGVKRFIYAASSSTYGDSESLPKVEDVIGKPLSPYAITKYVNELYADIFSKTYGLETIGLRYFNVFGRRQDPNGAYAAVIPLFVKKFMNHESPVINGAGDYSRDFTYVDNVIQMNERAMTTTNPDAINTVYNTAVGDRTTLNQLVGYLKEFLTAYDAEIAKVEIVHGPNRQGDIPHSLASIDKARQLLGYEPTHVIREGLKEAVKWYWDNLK
- a CDS encoding nucleotide sugar dehydrogenase is translated as MKKIAVIGLGYVGLPLARLFATKFPVLGFDINQKRIDELRAGKDLTLEVEDDILQAALVSENPFSTNTTGLYCSNQLADIADANFYVVTVPTPVDKNNRPDLTPLYKASETVGKVLKKGDIVVYESTVYPGVTEEECIPVLEKISGLKFNEDFFAGYSPERINPGDKQHTVEKILKVTSGSTPEIGAEVDAVYKEVITAGTHLAPCIKVAEAAKVIENSQRDINIAFVNELAKIFNILNIDTHAVLEAAGTKWNFLPFKPGLVGGHCIGVDPYYLAQKAQEHGYHPEIILAGRRLNDSMGEYVASQVVKCMIKKGINVNGAEVLMLGVTFKENCPDVRNTKIVDVIRALEDYGIKVTTYDHWANPAEVKHEYDIESVRELPNKRFDAVVLGVAHNEFLKINLNGLRKNNSIAYDVKGVLYEGVDGRL
- a CDS encoding lipopolysaccharide biosynthesis protein: MGNSLKKDLLKGSFWSVVGQFLTLIIAFITNIWLARILSPEEFGRIGIVMFFITIMSVLTESGLGGALVRNKNATITDYSTVFFTNLFFSIIIYLVVALCSYPISSYYNDGSLRVLLLVSSLVVIINSLQISQDAKLISDLKFKQKYIYKFIATIASSFIGIVMAYSDFGIWSLIVMQLLNSLIYGLCLWMCEKIFLKLIFSTESFKKVFSFGIFTTVSSLFNSFFDNVYQLILAKYFSVIQTGNYYQAKRIQDVPGGILNVLSQGVIFSSLSKLQDNSSEFLRVYNLISKVFAMILGFISLLFYLYSRDIILILFGEKWIGSIFYMQVLTLASFFYMQETFNRVVFKVFNKTKFILYCDFVKKVVQSISIIIAVYYKNLELLIFGFVISSIFGYVLNFLVSRKVIGNTGFYELKIVGKITTVCIFLCSLYLAIDNIMQFEFLIRILSIPLICLLYISSLLLMRVVSLVEIRRLLKIGNR
- a CDS encoding O-antigen polymerase; this encodes MRIKRATVNIMSFISVLSLIIGFFLMPESRGQINNGLLLTLSIIVSTNVVLFLIVMKSCFGTVLNFQTFFLIGFLIVHFQIPFYNAIGIPPQNPRFIWANPNVVNFGTWMSYMGGLIWIVGNYVGIIFKGQSKNVYARNNKSANLAILDGLIIILFVSFIVLVGSAFLSGAYDGGKNWGAGASYVNVLLRVAICLRIFYFFYNYRFNRSKISLKTYASKNKLFLIVLFFYLIIFMNAGDRGPLIESGVLILSCYSFFIRSVKIWQLVLLIFIGSSFLTILKLGRGKDSSKQGSILERGFEALFENDSNTTEELASSVRIVYKAVDQVPVQHDYLYGLTMFMDIATAVPFAGGFVIQTFSIPEIYRSSTYFFTITGQGTFYTYGEGSEILGDIYINFGLIGVFLLMFLFGIYVSRISLKAFIDGNFKNLLIIFMMISTAIYMNRSVLFFPLQLIVYTLILDKFIKFFGKNLEK
- a CDS encoding glycosyltransferase, whose translation is MKKICFITPSLQKGGMERVISVLSNYLIDQGYEISIICVINGICSYTIDRRVKHIYPQFNYSRGILNKVKSFRFLYRTFKEENPDIVISFSEVFNPLSIAVSLLTGDKIIISDRSNPKLKHTLRDNLTRKLTYPLANGIIAQTELAKLIFLRKRYNKNIKVIPNPLKDIVNTVFKPSNKAIITVGRLVDSKNQKELIDLFYEIRNEEWKLYIVGGGKNEMKLKQQVRDLGLDNCVIFSGEVSDVESWMEKGSIFAYTSLSEGFPNALNEAMAYPLASIAYNCDAGVSDLIEDSKNGFLISMGEHDSYKEKLKLLMDNESLRLSFMEQGILNREKFKVETIAKTLTDFLSHTIGKK